The Klebsiella sp. RHBSTW-00484 genome includes a window with the following:
- a CDS encoding IS3 family transposase (programmed frameshift) produces the protein MMTEFKRTQRDYPLSFKIAVVEQVEKGEMTYKQAQQRYGIQGRSTVLVWLRKYGRLDWSPGLPDLVKRKLPVAQTTVPLTPEQRIRELEEQLELANQKAEFFESVINVLKNDYGVSIGKKAARQVLAQSPIPKITVTRACQFLGHSRQAWYQDNTRRRKRQEHHAQVLEFVARIRCRQPRIGTRKLHYLLNTQADKTLNIGRDQLFNLLDEYRLLVPVKRAYHKTTNSHHRFHWHPNLLKPGPEQVIALEPEQVWVADITYLPLRSGTAYLSLVTDACSRKIVGYHVGENLQTENVVKAFRQALRRRKTTGPLVHHSDRGLQYCSALYQSVHERNGITCSMTDGYDCYQNALAERINGILKNEFLLSRPADLAQARMMVKESVGIYNHERPHLALKYKTPDDVHQAFYRQKTVNLYQD, from the exons ATGATGACTGAGTTCAAACGCACCCAACGTGATTATCCTCTATCCTTTAAAATAGCCGTTGTTGAACAGGTTGAAAAAGGCGAGATGACCTATAAACAGGCTCAGCAGCGGTATGGCATTCAGGGGCGCTCCACCGTTCTTGTCTGGCTGCGTAAATATGGCCGGCTTGACTGGAGCCCCGGACTTCCTGACCTGGTGAAGAGGAAACTGCCTGTGGCTCAGACGACTGTCCCGCTTACACCCGAGCAAAGAATCAGGGAACTTGAAGAACAGCTTGAGCTGGCAAACCAGAAAGCTGAGTTTTTTGAGTCGGTTATCAATGTTCTGAAAAATGATTATGGGGTGAGCATCG GTAAAAAAGCGGCCCGGCAAGTCCTCGCGCAAAGTCCGATCCCGAAAATAACCGTTACGCGTGCATGCCAGTTCCTGGGGCACAGCAGACAGGCATGGTACCAGGACAACACAAGGCGCAGAAAACGGCAGGAACATCATGCTCAGGTTCTGGAATTTGTTGCCCGCATCCGGTGTCGTCAGCCGAGAATCGGTACGCGTAAACTGCACTATCTGCTGAATACTCAGGCCGATAAAACGCTGAATATCGGGCGGGACCAGCTGTTTAACTTGCTGGATGAATACCGGCTCCTGGTGCCGGTGAAACGGGCATATCACAAAACCACCAACAGCCATCATCGCTTTCACTGGCATCCTAACCTGCTGAAACCCGGCCCTGAACAGGTTATCGCCCTTGAGCCGGAGCAGGTCTGGGTTGCCGATATTACTTACCTTCCGCTACGTAGCGGCACGGCCTATCTGAGTCTGGTCACCGATGCCTGCTCCAGAAAAATCGTGGGTTACCATGTCGGGGAAAACCTGCAGACAGAAAACGTGGTAAAAGCGTTCAGACAGGCGCTGAGGCGGAGAAAAACGACAGGTCCGCTGGTACATCATTCTGACAGAGGGCTGCAATACTGTTCAGCGCTCTATCAGTCAGTCCATGAAAGAAACGGGATAACCTGTTCAATGACCGATGGTTACGACTGCTACCAGAATGCACTGGCAGAGCGAATAAACGGTATCCTGAAAAATGAGTTTTTACTCTCGCGTCCAGCCGATCTGGCACAAGCCAGAATGATGGTAAAAGAGTCGGTGGGAATTTATAACCATGAGCGGCCACATCTGGCCCTGAAGTACAAAACGCCCGATGATGTTCATCAGGCGTTTTATCGACAGAAAACTGTCAACCTATATCAGGACTAG
- a CDS encoding response regulator transcription factor, with amino-acid sequence MAKKILLVEDDDDIAVLLRLNLQDEGYQIVHEADGAQALQRLEKEIWDAVILDLMLPNVDGLEICRHIRQQARYLPVIIISARASETQRVQGLEMGADDYLAKPFSILELTARVKAVFRRQEAMGQNLLMDAGRIASHGLSIDPLSREVKLRGEAIDLTPREFDLLYYFARHPGEVFSRLALLDQVWGYQHDGYEHTVNTHINRLRTKIEHDPAEPDIILTVWGKGYKFAVERKEALS; translated from the coding sequence GTGGCAAAAAAAATTCTGTTGGTTGAAGATGATGACGATATCGCCGTGCTGCTGCGCCTCAATCTGCAGGATGAGGGGTATCAGATTGTCCACGAGGCGGACGGGGCGCAGGCGCTACAGCGGCTGGAGAAAGAGATCTGGGATGCGGTGATTCTCGACCTGATGCTGCCCAACGTTGATGGTCTGGAAATCTGTCGGCACATTCGCCAGCAAGCTCGTTACCTGCCGGTGATTATTATCAGCGCTCGCGCCAGCGAAACCCAGCGCGTGCAGGGGCTGGAAATGGGTGCGGATGATTACTTGGCTAAACCCTTTTCAATTCTCGAACTGACCGCCAGAGTGAAAGCGGTGTTTCGCCGCCAGGAGGCGATGGGCCAAAATCTGTTGATGGATGCCGGGCGCATCGCCAGCCATGGTCTGAGTATCGACCCCTTGTCCCGCGAAGTGAAGCTGCGCGGCGAGGCGATCGACCTCACGCCGCGAGAGTTTGACCTGCTGTACTACTTTGCCCGCCACCCGGGCGAGGTCTTTTCCCGTCTGGCGCTGCTTGACCAGGTATGGGGCTATCAGCACGATGGCTATGAGCATACTGTCAACACCCATATCAACCGCCTGCGTACCAAAATTGAGCACGACCCGGCTGAACCTGACATCATCCTGACAGTCTGGGGAAAAGGCTATAAGTTCGCCGTGGAGCGCAAAGAGGCGCTGTCATGA